Proteins co-encoded in one Chitinophagales bacterium genomic window:
- a CDS encoding Glu/Leu/Phe/Val dehydrogenase dimerization domain-containing protein codes for MKKLQNGFETLLDKFKNKKAAIVFEWHDTETEAMGWVVINSLRGGAAGGGTRMRKGLHKAEVEALSKIMEIKFTVSGPPIGGAKSGINFDPNDPRREGVLQRWFQAVFPLLKNYYGTGGDLNVDELKDVIPITENLGLWHPQEGVVNGHFNPHKNTKIHFIGQLRQGVSKVVENQIFTPSSSTQKYHIADLMTGYGVAESARHFYDIYERSDVKDKKVIIQGWGNVAGAAAYYLAQEGAKIVGIIDRHHGIIDENGLSFETVKQLFLQRKNNALPSDIVTTQSFKEADAKIWDMPTDIFIPGAASNLVKKEHIERLLVGGLKLVTCGANNPFVDTDLIYGKTQQFVDEHCSLIPDFIANCAMARLFAYLMQENVEITDEAIFADASNTIRDAMFEVFKRSTAKEQITRNALYIALERTMQETYPKVKVTDSDLRAF; via the coding sequence ATGAAAAAATTGCAAAATGGGTTTGAAACCCTGCTCGATAAATTCAAAAACAAAAAAGCAGCGATTGTATTTGAGTGGCACGATACCGAAACGGAAGCGATGGGATGGGTAGTTATCAATTCGCTGAGAGGTGGTGCTGCAGGCGGTGGTACAAGGATGCGAAAAGGCTTGCACAAGGCAGAAGTTGAAGCATTGTCTAAGATTATGGAAATCAAATTCACCGTTTCTGGTCCACCCATTGGAGGTGCAAAATCGGGTATCAATTTCGACCCCAACGACCCACGCAGAGAAGGCGTTTTGCAGCGATGGTTTCAAGCAGTTTTTCCTTTACTCAAAAATTACTACGGCACAGGAGGCGATTTGAATGTGGACGAATTGAAGGATGTGATTCCCATTACCGAAAATTTGGGACTTTGGCATCCGCAAGAGGGTGTGGTGAATGGACACTTCAATCCGCACAAAAATACCAAAATTCATTTTATCGGTCAGTTGCGACAAGGTGTTTCTAAGGTAGTAGAAAATCAAATATTTACCCCTTCTTCCAGTACTCAAAAATACCACATTGCCGACTTGATGACAGGCTATGGAGTGGCAGAATCTGCTCGCCATTTTTACGACATCTATGAGCGTTCGGATGTGAAAGACAAGAAGGTAATCATACAAGGATGGGGGAATGTGGCAGGTGCGGCAGCTTATTATTTGGCGCAGGAAGGAGCAAAAATTGTGGGAATTATTGACCGACACCACGGTATCATTGACGAGAATGGGCTTTCTTTTGAAACGGTGAAACAGCTGTTTTTGCAGCGAAAAAACAATGCACTTCCAAGTGATATTGTCACTACTCAATCATTTAAAGAAGCGGATGCAAAAATTTGGGATATGCCTACCGATATTTTTATTCCAGGGGCAGCCTCCAATTTGGTTAAAAAAGAACACATTGAACGTCTTTTGGTTGGTGGTTTGAAACTGGTGACGTGTGGTGCGAACAATCCTTTTGTAGATACAGATTTGATTTACGGCAAAACGCAACAGTTTGTGGATGAACATTGTAGTTTGATTCCAGATTTTATCGCCAACTGTGCGATGGCTCGCCTGTTTGCTTATTTGATGCAGGAAAATGTGGAAATTACGGATGAAGCTATTTTTGCAGATGCTTCCAACACCATTCGAGATGCCATG
- a CDS encoding formimidoylglutamase has protein sequence MLEDFLSPIDISYIVEPQQYAKNQWGNCIEKHIDTLPDCSEIDIAIIGVEEDRRNHGKAGCKEAANAVRLELYKLYKWQKRFRVADLGNIKAGRTQHDTYIGVGRVVEALRAEKVVPIIIGGTHDVTYGQFLGYGSQSSDFVNIAVFDQEIDLFSSQRHAMGPYSFLYKILTQQPNLFNFNLVGFQHFLVDPNIVNTLEDLHFECHSLGHIRNNIEEVEPIVRNADIVSFDISAIRQSDAPAVDRLSANGFFGEEACQIARYVGLSDHVSSFGLYQFNPILDQNAQTAKLVAQMIWYFVDGFYGRKNDHPSASSKGFLQYIVNFKENEHEIVFIKSKRSDRWWMRVPVLKFKGELQEERYELVPCSYSDYELACKEEIPDRWMRAYLRLSV, from the coding sequence ATGCTCGAAGATTTTTTAAGCCCCATTGACATCAGTTATATAGTAGAACCGCAGCAATACGCCAAAAATCAATGGGGAAATTGCATTGAGAAACACATAGATACACTGCCCGATTGCAGTGAAATAGACATTGCCATCATTGGAGTGGAAGAAGACCGCCGAAACCACGGCAAAGCAGGCTGCAAAGAGGCTGCAAATGCAGTTCGTTTGGAACTTTACAAGTTGTACAAATGGCAAAAGCGTTTCAGAGTAGCCGATCTGGGCAACATCAAGGCGGGGCGCACACAGCACGATACCTACATTGGAGTCGGTAGGGTAGTAGAGGCATTGCGGGCCGAAAAAGTCGTTCCCATCATCATTGGAGGCACACATGATGTCACCTATGGTCAGTTTTTGGGCTATGGCAGTCAGTCGTCTGATTTTGTGAACATTGCCGTATTCGACCAAGAAATAGACCTCTTTTCGTCGCAGCGTCATGCCATGGGGCCTTACTCGTTTCTCTATAAAATCTTGACCCAACAACCCAACCTCTTCAATTTCAACCTTGTCGGTTTCCAACATTTTTTGGTCGACCCCAACATCGTCAATACCTTAGAAGACCTGCATTTTGAATGTCACAGTTTGGGGCATATCCGCAACAATATTGAAGAAGTCGAACCTATTGTCCGAAATGCCGACATAGTTTCTTTCGATATTTCTGCCATTCGCCAATCAGATGCACCTGCTGTTGATCGCTTGAGTGCCAATGGTTTTTTTGGAGAAGAAGCTTGCCAGATAGCACGTTATGTGGGATTAAGTGACCATGTTTCCTCCTTTGGTTTGTATCAGTTCAATCCTATTCTCGATCAAAATGCCCAAACCGCCAAATTGGTGGCACAGATGATTTGGTATTTTGTGGATGGATTTTATGGACGCAAAAACGATCATCCGAGCGCATCAAGTAAAGGCTTTTTGCAGTATATCGTCAACTTCAAAGAAAATGAACACGAAATTGTGTTTATCAAAAGCAAAAGAAGTGACCGATGGTGGATGCGTGTACCCGTTTTGAAGTTCAAAGGCGAACTGCAGGAAGAACGTTATGAACTCGTTCCTTGCTCTTATTCGGACTACGAATTGGCCTGCAAAGAGGAAATTCCCGATAGGTGGATGCGGGCGTATTTGCGGCTTTCGGTTTAG
- a CDS encoding carbon-nitrogen hydrolase family protein, with amino-acid sequence MKIAVCQASMYWTIEENVENIIQWIRKAKKEEADLAVFMECAITGYHRKMPQTVSSKSLEIAHQKIKTAAMENQIAVIVGTPFIKADSLQSIFNSAIYFNPNSKGYKITSKIGLTETELLFFTKGQKREVFKIGDLNIGIVFCREIQDAKELIEDYHNTNLNLLLWPSYIKWDSELELGEIDYLEAGCTLSQKLNVPILNINAANSLNDLSLRGLGASVFVRNGEIVFTLAEDEEELKVVELH; translated from the coding sequence ATGAAAATTGCTGTATGTCAGGCTTCAATGTATTGGACGATTGAAGAAAATGTAGAAAATATTATACAATGGATTCGGAAAGCTAAAAAAGAGGAAGCGGATTTGGCCGTTTTTATGGAATGTGCAATCACTGGCTATCACCGAAAAATGCCTCAAACAGTTAGCTCAAAAAGCCTTGAAATTGCCCATCAGAAAATAAAAACTGCTGCAATGGAAAACCAAATTGCAGTAATCGTTGGTACTCCATTTATCAAAGCCGATTCTCTTCAAAGCATCTTCAACAGTGCTATCTACTTCAATCCCAACTCCAAAGGCTATAAAATAACCTCCAAAATTGGACTTACGGAGACAGAACTCCTTTTTTTTACCAAAGGACAAAAGAGAGAAGTCTTCAAAATCGGCGACCTCAATATTGGCATTGTTTTTTGCAGAGAGATTCAAGATGCAAAGGAACTCATTGAAGATTATCACAATACAAATCTCAACTTACTTCTTTGGCCCAGTTATATCAAGTGGGATAGTGAACTGGAATTAGGTGAAATAGATTATCTCGAAGCAGGCTGTACTCTTTCTCAAAAACTGAACGTTCCCATCTTAAACATCAATGCTGCAAATTCTTTGAATGACTTATCTTTGAGAGGCTTAGGCGCAAGTGTGTTTGTACGGAATGGAGAGATTGTATTTACATTGGCGGAGGATGAGGAGGAATTGAAGGTTGTTGAATTGCATTAA
- a CDS encoding lactate 2-monooxygenase — protein MSNNSTKLSAPARQGEIYIKGMMGAKPIVPFDPKKLEALAKEKMTAKAGGYIIGGAGTDDTVRENSDAFAKYRIYPRMLRDVSVRDTSTELFGVKIPSPILTCPIGVLEMVHDEADKAVGRAAAKLGIPMIISNQASYSMEEITADMGDSPRWFQLYWSKSNDLVKSLVQRAERCGCTAIAVTLDTTMLGWRVQDLDLMHLPFLTGQGIAQYTSDPVFRQIVANMDFGADALQVPGVDAETFKMVQAFTGIYSRPSITWEDLAFLRTVTDLPILLKGILHPEDGALAVKYGMDGIIVSNHGGRQVDGAIAAIDALPKVVEAVRKAGSDIPILMDSGIRTGADVFKALALGAKAVCVGRPHAYGLAITGQQGVEEVLVNLMAEFEFTMALAGCKDLGEIGGECLV, from the coding sequence ATGTCCAACAATTCTACAAAACTCTCCGCCCCTGCAAGACAAGGTGAAATCTACATCAAAGGCATGATGGGCGCAAAACCGATTGTTCCGTTTGACCCCAAAAAACTGGAAGCACTTGCCAAAGAGAAAATGACTGCAAAGGCAGGCGGCTACATCATTGGCGGAGCAGGTACAGATGATACCGTTCGGGAAAACTCGGATGCTTTTGCCAAATACCGCATTTACCCTCGAATGTTGCGGGATGTATCGGTGCGAGATACAAGCACGGAATTGTTTGGAGTCAAAATCCCCTCCCCGATTTTGACCTGCCCGATTGGCGTATTGGAAATGGTGCATGACGAAGCCGATAAAGCAGTGGGTCGAGCTGCTGCAAAATTGGGTATTCCGATGATTATCTCCAATCAGGCTTCTTACTCGATGGAGGAAATCACCGCAGATATGGGCGACAGCCCTCGATGGTTTCAACTGTATTGGAGCAAATCGAATGACTTGGTAAAGAGCTTGGTACAACGTGCTGAACGCTGTGGATGCACTGCAATTGCGGTGACTTTGGATACGACAATGTTGGGTTGGCGGGTACAAGATTTGGACTTGATGCACCTTCCATTTTTGACAGGTCAAGGCATTGCTCAATATACAAGTGATCCCGTTTTTAGGCAGATTGTGGCAAATATGGATTTTGGAGCGGATGCGCTGCAAGTACCTGGTGTAGATGCAGAAACCTTCAAAATGGTGCAGGCTTTTACGGGTATTTATTCCCGTCCGTCTATCACTTGGGAAGACTTGGCTTTTTTGCGGACTGTGACCGATTTGCCGATTTTGTTGAAGGGAATTTTGCATCCTGAAGATGGTGCTTTGGCGGTGAAATACGGCATGGATGGCATCATTGTTTCGAATCACGGTGGGCGGCAAGTAGATGGTGCGATTGCTGCAATTGATGCTTTACCGAAGGTGGTGGAAGCAGTTCGCAAGGCGGGCAGTGATATACCGATTTTGATGGACAGTGGGATTCGGACAGGCGCAGATGTTTTCAAGGCTTTGGCTTTGGGTGCAAAGGCAGTTTGTGTGGGTCGCCCGCATGCTTATGGCTTGGCGATTACAGGACAACAGGGCGTGGAAGAGGTTTTGGTGAATTTGATGGCGGAGTTTGAGTTTACGATGGCTTTGGCGGGGTGCAAGGATTTGGGGGAGATAGGAGGAGAGTGTTTGGTTTGA
- a CDS encoding ATP-binding protein: protein MTARVIGREKEQSILQELLLSEEAEFVALYGRRRVGKTFLVETVYKKEIVFSITGLNKTGKDLQLENFMNVLNSKLSGTAQIPTRPKTWLKAFYILQQYLEGLKRKHKMVVFIDELPWLATSKSGFLSALENFWNSWASKRANIIVLVCGSAASWMISNIIKSRGGLHNRITKRIRLLPFNLYETEAYLKSRNIQLERYDLLQLYMVMGGIPHYLKEVKRGKSATQIIDEVCFSKDGLLRDEFINLYEGLFNKAERYINVIKALAKKPNGLTRKELIQATKLSSGGTTSKIFDSLEESGFIVKYLPIGKNLKLALYKLSDPYSAFYLKFIANSRASGTGSWIKKSEQSTWKSWSGFAFERLCLAHIPQIKAALGISGIYTEESSWRKAGTEGNMGSQIDLVIDRGDNVINICEIKFSQYPFVINKNYADELRTKLTIFKQSTKFTKSLFLTMITTFGLVENKYSTSLIQQSIDMDALFKEESKS from the coding sequence ATGACTGCAAGAGTAATAGGACGAGAAAAAGAACAGTCTATCCTCCAAGAATTGTTGTTGTCAGAAGAAGCAGAATTTGTTGCTTTATATGGCAGGAGGCGAGTAGGCAAGACTTTTTTGGTAGAAACAGTTTATAAGAAAGAGATTGTTTTTTCGATTACGGGTCTGAATAAAACGGGGAAAGACCTGCAATTGGAGAATTTTATGAATGTACTGAATTCTAAACTGAGCGGAACAGCACAAATTCCGACAAGACCCAAAACTTGGCTCAAAGCTTTCTATATTTTACAGCAATATTTGGAAGGATTGAAGCGCAAGCATAAAATGGTGGTGTTTATTGATGAACTACCGTGGTTGGCAACCAGCAAATCTGGTTTTTTATCTGCTTTAGAAAATTTTTGGAATAGTTGGGCTTCCAAGAGAGCAAATATTATTGTTTTGGTTTGTGGGTCAGCGGCATCGTGGATGATTTCAAATATCATCAAGAGTAGAGGGGGGTTGCACAATCGAATCACAAAGAGAATCAGACTATTGCCTTTTAATTTATACGAAACCGAAGCCTATCTAAAAAGTAGAAATATTCAGTTAGAACGATACGATTTGCTTCAATTGTATATGGTAATGGGGGGCATTCCTCACTATTTGAAGGAAGTGAAAAGAGGGAAAAGTGCTACTCAAATTATTGATGAGGTGTGTTTTAGCAAAGATGGGCTTTTGCGAGATGAATTCATAAATTTGTACGAAGGTCTATTCAACAAGGCAGAAAGGTATATTAATGTGATAAAAGCTTTGGCAAAGAAACCCAATGGTTTGACAAGAAAAGAACTGATACAAGCGACAAAACTTTCGTCAGGAGGAACTACTTCCAAAATATTTGATAGTTTAGAAGAGTCTGGTTTCATCGTAAAATATTTGCCCATAGGAAAAAACCTAAAATTGGCACTTTACAAACTGAGTGACCCGTATTCAGCTTTTTATCTCAAGTTCATTGCCAACTCTAGAGCAAGCGGAACGGGTAGTTGGATAAAAAAATCGGAACAAAGCACTTGGAAAAGTTGGAGTGGTTTTGCTTTTGAAAGATTGTGCTTGGCTCACATTCCACAAATCAAAGCAGCCTTGGGAATAAGTGGAATTTACACAGAAGAATCTTCGTGGCGAAAAGCAGGAACAGAAGGTAATATGGGTAGTCAAATAGATTTGGTCATAGATAGAGGCGACAATGTTATCAATATATGTGAAATCAAATTTTCTCAATACCCTTTTGTGATTAATAAAAATTACGCTGATGAACTGCGAACCAAATTAACTATTTTTAAGCAAAGTACGAAATTTACCAAATCGCTTTTTCTGACAATGATAACCACTTTTGGTTTGGTAGAAAACAAATATAGCACCTCACTGATACAGCAAAGTATTGATATGGATGCGCTGTTTAAGGAAGAATCGAAAAGTTAA
- a CDS encoding DUF1254 domain-containing protein translates to MSQTSYRLNMIHQNFKFSKFLFFVIFLGLTSCQSDTVTIQTPSGQENIASDELLKIVGEAYIYGYPLVLMDLTKRVTTNVEKPHPVRPLAPVNQLGHFRKFPDHTLTAVVKPNVDTYYSIAWLDLAAEPQVLSMPATERYYLLQMLDAYFNVFASPGTRTTGTEAQTILIAGPNWQGETPEGFDLIQAPTEMVWMLGRIQVNNPEDGATVVRAIQDSMKLVPLSAYGKKDYTPPIGIVKPENKDIVPVKTIRELDVNTYFNRMTELMVQNPPAAADSAIVKKMAKIGLVAGQSFNLNPDDFVLKTKLNALPNFIHKKMEERRANPDTSLLTNGWMFVREGIGTYGTDYLRRAYIDFIALGACIPEDAVYPNCTLDANNKPLDAQNNYQIHFEANQIPPARAFWSLTAYNADEFLVENELNRFALGDRDDLKYNKDGSLDLYIQSESPSKENLSNWLPIPQRGAFSLTLRVYWPKEEVLNGDWEIPFVVPVE, encoded by the coding sequence ATGAGCCAAACATCTTACAGATTAAATATGATTCACCAAAACTTCAAATTCAGCAAATTCCTATTTTTTGTTATTTTTTTAGGATTGACCTCTTGTCAAAGTGATACCGTTACTATTCAAACCCCATCGGGGCAAGAAAATATAGCCTCTGATGAACTGTTGAAGATTGTGGGAGAAGCCTACATCTATGGCTACCCTTTGGTTTTGATGGACTTGACCAAAAGAGTCACAACGAACGTAGAAAAACCGCATCCTGTTAGACCTCTCGCTCCTGTCAATCAATTGGGGCATTTTAGAAAGTTTCCCGACCATACATTGACGGCTGTGGTCAAACCGAATGTAGATACTTATTACTCAATTGCTTGGCTGGATTTGGCGGCAGAACCTCAAGTTTTGTCCATGCCTGCAACAGAGCGTTATTATTTGCTGCAAATGTTGGATGCCTATTTCAATGTTTTTGCTTCACCTGGCACTCGTACCACAGGTACAGAGGCACAGACCATCTTGATTGCTGGCCCCAATTGGCAAGGAGAAACACCCGAAGGTTTCGATTTGATACAAGCACCTACGGAGATGGTTTGGATGTTGGGCAGAATACAAGTCAACAATCCAGAAGACGGCGCAACAGTCGTGAGGGCTATTCAAGATAGCATGAAGCTTGTCCCGCTAAGTGCTTATGGCAAAAAAGATTACACTCCTCCAATCGGAATAGTCAAACCTGAAAACAAAGACATTGTGCCTGTCAAAACGATTCGAGAATTGGATGTAAACACCTATTTCAATCGAATGACAGAACTGATGGTGCAAAACCCTCCTGCGGCTGCGGATTCTGCAATCGTGAAAAAAATGGCAAAAATTGGTTTGGTGGCAGGTCAGTCCTTCAATTTGAATCCTGATGACTTTGTTTTGAAAACCAAGTTGAATGCTCTGCCTAATTTTATCCACAAAAAAATGGAGGAAAGACGTGCCAATCCCGACACAAGTTTGCTGACCAATGGATGGATGTTTGTACGTGAAGGCATTGGTACTTATGGAACAGATTATTTGCGGAGAGCCTATATTGACTTTATTGCATTGGGGGCTTGTATTCCAGAAGATGCTGTTTACCCCAATTGTACCTTAGATGCCAATAACAAACCCTTAGATGCCCAAAACAACTATCAAATTCATTTTGAAGCCAACCAAATACCTCCTGCTCGTGCTTTTTGGTCTTTGACCGCTTACAATGCCGATGAGTTTCTGGTCGAAAATGAGCTGAATCGCTTTGCTTTAGGAGATAGAGATGATTTGAAGTACAACAAAGATGGGTCTTTGGATTTGTACATTCAGTCAGAAAGTCCTTCAAAGGAAAACTTATCCAATTGGTTGCCAATTCCCCAAAGAGGAGCTTTTTCTTTGACTTTGAGGGTGTATTGGCCGAAAGAGGAAGTGCTGAATGGAGATTGGGAAATTCCCTTTGTAGTTCCAGTAGAATAG